A genomic segment from Bacillus thermozeamaize encodes:
- a CDS encoding protoheme IX farnesyltransferase, with translation MEKPVADAGGQASLRDYIELTKPGITLANLMMTFAAFWLASGGRPDWLMLALTMVGTYFAVASGAILNNYFDRDRDILMPRTQHRALAQKRISPNVALLLAVIMGVLSLIILGAGLTALGGAGELPALLALIGIVSYGLVYTGLKRYTALGTLFGGIPGSIPFVIGWTAVVGKMDYFAWVLFFVMFFWQMPHFLTLAILKVEDYKAGGFPMFPVVRGVDATIRQILLYTAALLPTSLILVFSGLVGWIYLIVMTLLGLVFLGLAAYGFWASNKEAWALRTFRFSLIYLTAWCMVMIVDAQPL, from the coding sequence TTGGAGAAGCCTGTTGCAGATGCTGGCGGACAAGCCAGTCTGAGAGATTATATTGAGCTGACCAAGCCTGGCATTACCCTTGCCAACCTGATGATGACCTTTGCCGCCTTTTGGTTGGCTTCAGGTGGAAGACCGGATTGGCTGATGTTGGCTCTGACCATGGTTGGGACCTATTTCGCGGTCGCCTCTGGAGCCATTTTAAATAATTATTTCGACCGGGATCGGGACATTCTGATGCCCCGGACGCAACACCGTGCCCTGGCCCAGAAACGCATTTCGCCGAATGTGGCGCTCTTGCTGGCAGTGATCATGGGGGTCCTTTCCCTCATCATCCTGGGAGCAGGGCTGACAGCGCTGGGCGGAGCAGGAGAGCTGCCGGCGCTTCTGGCCTTGATTGGAATCGTTTCGTATGGGCTTGTCTATACAGGATTAAAGCGTTATACCGCCCTGGGAACCCTGTTTGGCGGGATTCCGGGTTCCATCCCGTTTGTCATTGGTTGGACAGCGGTTGTCGGCAAGATGGATTATTTCGCCTGGGTGCTCTTTTTTGTGATGTTTTTCTGGCAGATGCCCCACTTTTTGACGTTGGCGATTCTCAAGGTGGAGGATTACAAAGCGGGCGGATTTCCAATGTTTCCGGTCGTTCGCGGGGTGGATGCGACCATCCGGCAAATCCTGCTGTATACCGCAGCGCTGTTGCCGACTTCGCTCATCCTGGTGTTTAGCGGACTGGTCGGCTGGATCTACCTGATTGTGATGACGTTGCTTGGATTGGTCTTTTTGGGGCTTGCCGCATACGGGTTTTGGGCATCGAACAAGGAAGCATGGGCATTGCGGACTTTCCGCTTCTCCCTTATCTATCTGACGGCCTGGTGTATGG